A portion of the Chlamydia caviae GPIC genome contains these proteins:
- a CDS encoding ABC transporter substrate-binding protein: MNKRCIIDKILKCVVVASLVLLYWSSDLLEKDIKLIKTNVRDVQQDIQELLSIVKQNNASRSSSASYPSSLPITTCCNFIEVGDPRYPNLLSPDPYKEKTLGNLVGDGFVPKGILRTAHVGKPDNLSPFNGYDYVVKLYDLCVPGLANAHVGKYEEFSPGLALKIEEHDVADGSGDREFHIYLRPNVSWVPIDPRRFPKHVQLADDFIQPHPVTAHDFKFYYDAVMNPYIADMRAVALRSYFEDIVSLTVENDLKFIVRWRAHTLVNEAGKEEKKVLYSAFLNTLCLQPLPRFVYQYFANGEKIIKDDSDPDIYRKDSVWAQNFSSHWSKNYLVSCGAFYFSGMDDEKLIFTRNPNHYDPREALVEKRYVYIKDNSDSLFQAFKAGNLDIAYLPPNHVDNLASFMKTPAYKNQASKGEAIREMVYPDRSYAYIGWNCYSLFFENRQVRRAMNMLIDRNRIIEECLDGRAHVISGPFSPFSPSYNQKVEGWHYSPEEAARILEEEGWIDIDGDGIREKVIDGAIIPFRFRLCYYVKSITGRTIAEYVATVCKEVGIECSLLGLDTADLSQAFEEKNFDALLTGWCLGSPPEDPRALWHSEGAMEKGSANVVGFHNSEADKIIDQLSYEYDTSKRMDLYHRFHEVIHEESPYAFLFSRTYSLLYKDYVKNVFVPKQRTDLIPDAQDEMVNLHMVWLDRKEEECSNIS, from the coding sequence ATGAATAAACGGTGCATAATAGACAAAATTTTAAAGTGTGTAGTTGTTGCCTCTTTGGTTTTGTTATACTGGTCATCTGATTTGCTTGAAAAAGATATCAAGTTAATCAAAACGAATGTTCGAGATGTGCAACAAGACATCCAAGAATTACTGAGTATTGTAAAGCAAAATAACGCTTCACGGTCTTCCAGCGCGTCCTATCCCTCTTCACTACCGATAACCACATGCTGCAACTTTATAGAAGTTGGAGATCCTCGGTACCCCAATCTACTTTCTCCAGATCCTTATAAGGAAAAAACCCTAGGGAATCTTGTAGGGGATGGATTTGTTCCTAAAGGTATTTTACGTACAGCTCATGTAGGTAAGCCAGATAATTTAAGTCCTTTTAATGGCTATGACTATGTCGTAAAATTATACGATTTATGTGTCCCTGGGTTGGCAAACGCCCATGTGGGAAAATACGAAGAATTTTCTCCGGGATTAGCTTTGAAAATAGAAGAGCATGACGTTGCCGATGGCTCTGGAGATCGCGAATTTCATATTTATTTACGTCCTAACGTATCTTGGGTGCCTATTGACCCAAGACGCTTTCCGAAACATGTGCAGCTAGCGGATGACTTTATACAGCCGCACCCCGTGACAGCACATGATTTTAAATTCTACTATGATGCGGTAATGAATCCCTACATTGCAGATATGCGTGCTGTAGCCTTACGCTCATATTTTGAAGATATTGTCTCTCTCACCGTAGAGAATGATTTAAAATTTATAGTGCGATGGAGAGCGCACACTCTTGTAAACGAAGCAGGGAAAGAGGAGAAAAAAGTTCTATATTCTGCTTTTTTGAATACTCTATGTCTACAACCTCTACCCCGATTTGTGTATCAGTATTTTGCTAATGGTGAGAAGATCATCAAAGATGATTCCGATCCCGATATCTATCGTAAAGACTCTGTATGGGCTCAGAATTTCTCCTCGCACTGGTCAAAGAATTATCTTGTTAGCTGCGGAGCGTTTTACTTTTCTGGTATGGATGACGAAAAGCTTATTTTCACGAGAAATCCAAACCACTATGACCCTAGGGAAGCTCTAGTGGAGAAGCGCTACGTCTATATTAAGGATAACTCAGATTCTCTATTTCAAGCTTTTAAAGCAGGGAACCTTGATATAGCCTATCTGCCTCCGAATCATGTGGATAATCTCGCAAGCTTTATGAAGACTCCTGCCTATAAAAACCAAGCTTCTAAAGGAGAAGCTATTCGTGAAATGGTCTATCCAGACCGTTCTTACGCTTACATTGGTTGGAATTGTTATTCATTGTTTTTTGAGAATCGTCAAGTGCGACGTGCTATGAATATGCTCATAGACCGTAATAGGATTATAGAAGAATGCTTGGATGGTCGTGCTCATGTGATCAGCGGGCCTTTCTCTCCTTTTTCTCCTTCCTATAATCAAAAAGTGGAGGGGTGGCATTATTCTCCTGAAGAAGCTGCGCGTATATTAGAAGAAGAGGGTTGGATCGATATTGACGGGGATGGCATTCGAGAGAAAGTCATAGACGGCGCTATTATTCCTTTCCGTTTCCGTTTATGTTATTATGTCAAAAGTATTACAGGCCGCACTATTGCAGAATACGTAGCAACTGTCTGTAAAGAGGTAGGCATTGAGTGTAGTTTATTAGGATTAGATACTGCCGACCTTTCTCAAGCATTTGAAGAAAAGAATTTTGACGCTTTGCTTACCGGCTGGTGTCTAGGATCTCCTCCTGAGGATCCCCGAGCTCTTTGGCATTCGGAAGGCGCAATGGAAAAAGGATCCGCCAATGTTGTTGGTTTCCATAATTCCGAAGCTGATAAAATTATAGATCAACTGAGCTATGAATACGATACGAGTAAACGTATGGACTTGTATCATCGTTTCCACGAAGTTATTCACGAAGAATCTCCCTATGCTTTTCTATTCTCTCGTACCTATTCTTTACTTTATAAAGATTATGTAAAAAACGTCTTTGTCCCTAAACAGAGGACTGATTTGATCCCTGATGCTCAAGACGAAATGGTTAATCTTCATATGGTTTGGCTAGACAGGAAGGAGGAAGAGTGCTCAAATATATCTTAA
- a CDS encoding ABC transporter permease, whose protein sequence is MQSQTSFSRRFFQAYHKNLLASLSWKFVIVLSLIGVYAPLFASSKPILVKWEGSFFFPLFRYLWFPGFYTKPVDLFFNVFMVTLPLFFIGCRFFKRSLRKGIIGCLAIVQILGFVFVYRGNIQDPSGDENLKKMRAEKILSQVADSRAESVVLLPKDMRTWELEKTYMSKYEQLGILIKSKYRRAQHEKLQKYCVDYEGHKGSQMPTLHHLQMKNEQVCLERLQRRLQKISTSYESSLQTWHRAIDEYRPFLMALTRIEHDLNLALYNKDQHESLLMRHSSIEEEAEPFRKHVLSTRQVLEEYSKIQSTINFIQDKRAWINEESEKLQILISPLLSKFHWEDDAGGSREMNKYVRWWQLTRINRKDLLASLIFGIRIALIVGGISVAIALFIGTVIGLFSGYFGGTTDMVLSRFTEIWETMPMLFILMLVVLITQQKSLILDTILLGCFGWTGFSRYIRIETLKQRNMSYVLAATNMCYSHYHIMVHQILPNAIVPIISLLPFSMMAMISCEAGLTFLGLGEESSASWGNLMKEGVTAFPSESAILWPPAIMLTALLIAIALIGDGIRDAMDPKLQD, encoded by the coding sequence ATGCAATCCCAGACTTCTTTTTCCCGTAGATTTTTTCAGGCATACCATAAGAATCTCTTGGCATCACTGTCATGGAAATTTGTCATCGTGTTATCACTTATAGGTGTTTACGCTCCTTTATTTGCTAGCAGTAAGCCTATTTTAGTGAAGTGGGAAGGCTCTTTCTTTTTCCCTTTATTTAGGTATTTATGGTTCCCAGGTTTTTATACTAAACCGGTCGATCTTTTCTTTAATGTATTCATGGTGACGCTACCCCTGTTCTTTATAGGGTGTAGGTTTTTCAAGAGGAGTCTTCGTAAGGGGATTATAGGCTGTTTAGCTATTGTTCAAATCCTAGGATTTGTCTTTGTATATCGTGGGAATATTCAGGATCCTTCGGGAGATGAAAATCTTAAAAAAATGCGCGCTGAGAAAATCCTTTCACAAGTTGCCGATAGCAGAGCCGAATCTGTAGTTTTACTCCCTAAAGATATGCGTACTTGGGAATTAGAAAAGACGTATATGAGTAAGTACGAGCAGTTGGGGATTTTGATAAAATCAAAATACCGTCGAGCGCAACATGAGAAATTACAAAAATATTGTGTGGATTATGAGGGACATAAGGGCTCGCAAATGCCGACATTACACCACTTGCAGATGAAAAATGAGCAGGTGTGTCTGGAGCGTCTGCAGCGAAGATTACAGAAAATCAGTACTTCTTATGAGTCTTCTTTGCAAACTTGGCATAGGGCAATTGATGAGTATCGTCCTTTTCTTATGGCACTTACCCGTATAGAGCATGATTTAAACTTAGCTTTATATAATAAAGATCAGCATGAAAGTTTACTCATGAGACATTCTTCAATAGAAGAAGAGGCTGAACCTTTCCGCAAGCATGTATTAAGTACACGTCAAGTTCTTGAAGAATATAGTAAAATCCAAAGTACAATTAACTTTATTCAGGACAAACGTGCGTGGATTAATGAGGAATCTGAGAAATTGCAGATTCTTATCAGCCCACTCCTCTCTAAATTTCATTGGGAAGATGATGCAGGAGGATCTCGTGAGATGAATAAGTATGTGCGTTGGTGGCAGCTTACGCGTATTAACCGTAAAGATCTTTTAGCCTCTTTAATTTTCGGTATTCGTATCGCTTTAATTGTCGGAGGCATTTCCGTTGCTATTGCGCTATTTATTGGTACGGTTATTGGCTTATTTTCCGGATATTTCGGAGGAACTACAGATATGGTTCTTTCTAGATTTACCGAGATTTGGGAAACCATGCCTATGCTATTTATTTTGATGCTTGTTGTTTTAATAACGCAGCAAAAATCTCTAATCCTAGATACAATACTCCTCGGTTGTTTTGGTTGGACAGGATTTAGCAGATACATCAGGATAGAAACTCTGAAACAACGCAATATGTCCTACGTATTAGCTGCAACGAATATGTGCTATAGTCATTACCATATTATGGTGCATCAGATACTTCCTAATGCAATTGTGCCTATCATTTCCCTATTACCCTTTTCTATGATGGCAATGATCAGCTGTGAAGCAGGGTTAACATTTTTAGGCCTTGGAGAGGAAAGTTCTGCATCTTGGGGAAATCTTATGAAAGAAGGTGTCACAGCTTTTCCTTCAGAAAGCGCTATTCTTTGGCCCCCAGCTATCATGCTTACAGCATTGCTGATTGCCATAGCATTGATAGGAGATGGTATTCGCGATGCTATGGATCCTAAGTTACAAGACTAG
- a CDS encoding toxin-antitoxin system YwqK family antitoxin — protein sequence MKRLLFCVCALSFSCFTYGSALKQDSSVMKETFRNNYGIIVSGKDWVKRGCDGTITKVLKDGSTLYEIYVQGLLHGEITLTFPHSTTLAVIKTYDQGRLVSYKTFFSNGLPSQEELYQEDGSLVVTRWPDNKNSDTITDPYFTETTYQGRVLEGSYSSFNGKYTSTIRNGEGIRSNFSPSNVLLSEETFNDGVMVKRTTFYATRDPETITHYINGQPHGLRLTYLPGGIPNTIEEWRYGYQDGTTTVFKNGCKAAEIPFVKGSKEGCELRYNEDEVIAEEVSWRNNFPHGMRKIYAAGVYKCEWYHRGRLVSKAKFERLNNAG from the coding sequence ATGAAACGGCTGCTTTTTTGCGTTTGCGCACTCTCTTTCTCATGCTTTACCTACGGTTCAGCTCTAAAACAAGATTCTTCTGTTATGAAGGAAACCTTCCGTAACAACTACGGAATTATTGTATCAGGAAAAGATTGGGTAAAACGAGGCTGTGATGGGACAATCACCAAAGTTTTAAAGGATGGGTCTACTCTTTATGAAATTTACGTTCAGGGTCTTCTTCATGGCGAGATAACGTTAACATTCCCCCATTCTACGACTCTTGCTGTAATAAAAACTTACGATCAGGGAAGGCTTGTTTCATATAAAACATTCTTTTCTAATGGTTTACCTTCTCAAGAAGAATTATACCAAGAAGATGGCTCTCTTGTTGTGACTCGCTGGCCTGACAACAAAAATAGCGATACCATCACCGATCCTTATTTTACTGAGACTACCTACCAGGGTCGTGTACTTGAAGGGAGCTACTCCTCATTTAATGGGAAATATACATCAACAATTCGCAATGGAGAAGGCATACGCTCGAACTTTTCTCCAAGTAACGTCCTTCTTTCTGAAGAAACCTTTAACGATGGCGTTATGGTAAAAAGAACTACCTTCTATGCTACTAGAGATCCTGAAACTATAACGCATTATATTAATGGCCAACCTCATGGATTGCGTTTAACCTATCTCCCTGGAGGGATTCCTAACACTATTGAAGAATGGCGTTATGGTTACCAAGATGGAACTACAACAGTATTTAAAAACGGTTGCAAAGCTGCTGAGATTCCTTTTGTAAAAGGATCTAAGGAAGGATGTGAATTACGCTATAATGAAGACGAAGTTATTGCCGAAGAAGTGTCTTGGAGAAATAACTTCCCTCATGGTATGAGAAAGATCTATGCTGCCGGTGTTTATAAATGCGAGTGGTACCACCGCGGACGCCTAGTCTCAAAAGCTAAGTTCGAGAGACTCAATAATGCAGGATAA
- a CDS encoding MGMT family protein, protein MSENLYLVSDDSKLSLSQACSQGLQIAKHPPLQVIVHFQNNTVVKTQLSVAPVFCCLFLGPASHKAMEEIVLLCAKYSQKLDIPRSSYINTSILSEQQKTILDCVAKIPFGQTRTYGEIARETDTHPRTVGSACKNNPFLLFFPCHRVIGSNGERHYCAGEQIQNILLNFEGSLS, encoded by the coding sequence ATGTCCGAGAATCTTTACTTAGTTTCCGATGATTCTAAATTGTCTCTATCGCAAGCCTGTTCACAAGGCTTGCAGATAGCTAAGCATCCCCCTCTACAAGTCATTGTTCATTTTCAAAACAACACTGTTGTAAAAACTCAACTTTCTGTAGCTCCTGTATTTTGCTGTTTATTTCTCGGCCCAGCATCACATAAAGCTATGGAAGAAATTGTTTTATTATGCGCTAAGTACTCACAAAAACTCGATATCCCACGTTCTTCTTACATCAATACATCTATTTTATCTGAACAACAAAAAACGATACTTGATTGTGTTGCGAAAATCCCTTTTGGGCAGACGCGCACATACGGAGAGATTGCTAGAGAAACGGATACACATCCACGCACTGTAGGATCAGCGTGTAAAAACAACCCTTTTCTTCTATTTTTCCCTTGCCATAGGGTAATTGGGAGTAATGGCGAACGCCATTACTGCGCAGGAGAACAGATCCAAAACATCCTTCTGAATTTCGAAGGATCTTTAAGCTAG
- the hemH gene encoding ferrochelatase produces MVSAYLLANFGGPRHSNDIEVFLTSLLTDRDVTGGFLPSFIHKRLFSFIAKKRALKVLPQYNCIGGFSPIYQDTELLAETLSSHLDAPVITFHRYLPDTHPHTIQQLKTLGDFPIVGVPLFPHFTYAVTGSIVRFIHNQLPLLNISWVSHFGNHPEFISCMMDHILKFLQSHDISTHDCCLLFSAHGLPMRHVNKGDPYNMQCEKSFRAISERLPNIETHLCYQSKFGPGKWLSPSTKDLCATLKTDKKHVLIVPFGFTSDHIETLYEIEKEYIAVLIDKGYQALRVPAIYQSSQWVESLATIIQSTPHVEKKSLIKS; encoded by the coding sequence ATGGTTTCTGCTTACCTATTAGCAAATTTTGGCGGTCCGCGTCATTCTAATGACATTGAGGTTTTTTTAACTTCATTACTTACAGATCGTGATGTTACCGGAGGATTTCTTCCTTCTTTCATTCACAAACGTTTATTTTCATTTATCGCTAAAAAACGCGCTCTTAAGGTTCTTCCTCAATACAATTGTATCGGCGGATTCTCCCCGATATATCAAGATACAGAATTGCTAGCAGAAACTCTATCTTCGCATTTAGATGCTCCTGTAATTACCTTTCACCGCTATTTACCTGATACACATCCGCACACAATTCAACAGTTAAAAACTCTTGGGGATTTTCCGATTGTTGGAGTCCCTCTATTCCCACATTTTACTTATGCCGTTACAGGAAGTATTGTAAGATTTATCCACAACCAACTCCCCTTGCTAAATATCTCTTGGGTATCTCACTTCGGAAATCACCCAGAGTTTATTTCATGTATGATGGATCATATCCTAAAATTTTTACAATCTCACGATATCTCTACTCATGACTGCTGCCTATTATTTTCTGCCCATGGGCTTCCTATGAGACACGTGAATAAAGGCGATCCTTACAACATGCAATGTGAAAAATCCTTCAGAGCGATTTCTGAACGATTACCAAACATAGAAACCCATCTTTGTTATCAGTCGAAATTTGGTCCTGGGAAATGGTTATCACCATCAACAAAAGATCTATGCGCAACATTAAAGACAGACAAAAAACATGTGCTAATTGTCCCTTTTGGATTTACCTCAGATCATATAGAAACTCTTTATGAAATAGAAAAAGAGTATATAGCCGTACTTATAGATAAGGGGTATCAAGCTCTACGCGTACCTGCTATTTATCAATCCTCTCAATGGGTTGAATCCTTAGCAACAATTATTCAAAGTACGCCACACGTGGAGAAAAAAAGCTTAATAAAATCGTAG
- a CDS encoding tetratricopeptide repeat protein: MKLNNALPTLEALCKKTHQKLRQYLMRHSLLLFGCLLLMAAELGVFIYFFLFSGKTIVPAFCLACFFLTLFVCLVARLYILSRKPDFFENLASGYLRNAQSLFKGKQNVVEEQTHLASSATKLAIDLQNQEYTLLSSMLNFLPQHDFIRKFSCFCFWKDYFLFRECLLQKSIDAYIKVVQSIPVDLGAHVSLADAYVALSGLYADPRKYPEFDTNYWVPPGRYGEEVQEKFFITAQRAIEEFKILNEYAPGNAWVHAQLAYSYHDLQMPLEEIQEYEMILKLKPADVETMTKLGILYFQQGMNAKGLRIYEELKKRDYKKSRKLIKFYGMEYNNY, encoded by the coding sequence ATGAAGTTAAATAATGCTCTCCCAACTCTAGAAGCTTTATGTAAAAAAACACACCAAAAATTACGCCAATACCTCATGCGGCATAGCTTATTGTTGTTTGGATGTTTATTATTAATGGCTGCCGAACTTGGTGTTTTTATTTATTTTTTCCTGTTTTCTGGAAAAACTATCGTTCCAGCATTTTGTCTAGCCTGCTTTTTTCTTACATTATTCGTCTGTCTTGTTGCGCGTTTATACATATTGTCGAGAAAGCCTGATTTCTTTGAAAACCTAGCAAGCGGCTATTTAAGAAACGCTCAATCCTTGTTTAAAGGGAAACAAAACGTTGTGGAAGAGCAAACACATCTAGCCTCATCTGCAACAAAGCTTGCTATAGATTTACAAAATCAAGAATACACTCTCTTATCGAGCATGTTAAATTTCCTCCCTCAGCACGACTTCATTAGGAAATTTAGCTGTTTTTGCTTCTGGAAAGATTACTTTCTGTTCAGAGAATGCTTACTACAGAAATCTATAGACGCCTACATTAAAGTAGTACAATCTATCCCCGTAGATCTCGGAGCTCATGTATCGCTAGCAGATGCTTACGTAGCTCTTTCTGGACTCTATGCCGATCCCAGGAAATATCCTGAATTCGATACGAACTATTGGGTCCCTCCAGGAAGATATGGAGAAGAAGTTCAAGAAAAATTTTTCATAACGGCTCAGCGTGCAATAGAAGAATTTAAAATTTTAAATGAATATGCACCGGGAAATGCTTGGGTCCATGCGCAATTGGCTTATAGTTATCATGATTTACAGATGCCTCTCGAAGAGATCCAAGAATATGAGATGATCCTCAAGTTAAAACCTGCTGATGTGGAGACCATGACCAAGCTAGGCATTCTATATTTTCAACAAGGAATGAATGCTAAGGGCTTGCGTATCTATGAAGAATTAAAAAAAAGAGATTACAAAAAATCAAGAAAATTAATTAAATTCTATGGAATGGAATACAATAATTATTAG
- the rsmD gene encoding 16S rRNA (guanine(966)-N(2))-methyltransferase RsmD — protein sequence MKILAGKYKGKSLKIFSNPSVRPTCGVVKEAVFNICAAYIEDATFLDLFSGVGSVGFEALSRGASSVTFVDSSAQSVRLIRANSQLLHPDLPVTIMKQEARSAIQRLTKKGMSFDLIYIDPPYNLENRYLAAVLSDIVFGKILDKEGLLFLENASVEPILVEGLVLKRRRKLGGTFLSEYILDDSSCSL from the coding sequence GTGAAAATTCTTGCAGGCAAATATAAAGGGAAGTCTTTAAAAATTTTTTCTAACCCTTCAGTGCGTCCTACGTGTGGGGTAGTCAAAGAGGCTGTTTTTAATATTTGCGCGGCTTATATTGAGGATGCCACATTTTTAGATCTCTTTTCTGGAGTAGGATCCGTAGGTTTTGAAGCTTTAAGCCGAGGAGCTTCTTCAGTGACTTTCGTAGATTCCTCTGCACAATCTGTACGTTTAATTCGGGCAAATAGCCAATTATTGCATCCAGATTTGCCAGTTACCATTATGAAACAAGAAGCAAGATCCGCGATTCAGAGACTGACTAAAAAAGGTATGTCCTTCGATCTTATTTACATAGATCCTCCCTATAATCTTGAAAATCGCTATCTTGCAGCAGTATTAAGCGATATCGTTTTCGGCAAGATTTTGGATAAGGAAGGCTTACTATTTTTAGAAAATGCTTCAGTAGAACCTATTCTTGTTGAAGGCTTAGTCTTGAAGCGTAGAAGAAAATTAGGGGGAACATTTTTATCGGAATATATCCTTGACGATAGTTCGTGTTCGCTTTAA
- a CDS encoding ABC transporter permease, which yields MLKYILKRLILIPLTLFAIISVNFIILNAAPGDVVEDQSIDAHGDASKSDKIRTYKGPDRYLQFREYYGLTLPVFFNTRPGIPHAKVKKGIQEIVDNFHNKKANKESSSKLKVYWGDRAKFIMPVLLFEASDSTKSSSYRHVAADLFIRGAIRQGFVGSGLSVQQYAYNEKVSKNNALLVKLLSEEDIGTKVEDLKEWFRKEGGMETFSYKRFSWKTFLFETRFSRYMSRVLRLDFGTLRNDSHKTVVSEVIKRLRSSLTLSVLPMILVFILCQVFGMVMALNRNRWLDHTLNFIFLFLFSVPVFVAVPWIIDNFVINKTIPFTSIPMPYSGLQSSPEVFNQLSSFGKLIDTITHSFLPFCAVSYGAFASQSRLSRSIFLEILGEDYICAARARGVSRYDILVKHVGKNAASSLITSLTASLGAILGGALVVETLFDIDGFGKFFYQAILNRDHNVVLFSVIVGSVLSLLGYLIGDICYVLLDPRVQLGKKRI from the coding sequence GTGCTCAAATATATCTTAAAACGTCTGATATTGATTCCTCTGACGCTTTTTGCCATTATTTCGGTTAATTTTATCATATTAAATGCAGCTCCAGGGGACGTTGTTGAAGATCAATCTATTGATGCTCACGGAGATGCATCAAAATCAGATAAGATTCGTACATATAAAGGCCCGGATCGCTATTTACAGTTTCGAGAATATTACGGTTTGACTCTACCTGTTTTCTTTAATACCCGCCCTGGCATACCACATGCTAAGGTAAAAAAGGGAATTCAAGAAATCGTAGATAACTTTCACAATAAAAAAGCTAACAAGGAATCTAGTTCTAAGCTAAAGGTTTATTGGGGTGATCGGGCAAAATTTATTATGCCGGTACTATTGTTTGAGGCTAGTGATAGTACAAAAAGTTCTTCTTACCGTCATGTTGCTGCAGATTTGTTCATTCGTGGAGCCATCCGTCAGGGATTTGTAGGCTCAGGCTTATCCGTGCAACAGTATGCGTATAACGAGAAAGTTTCTAAAAACAATGCTTTACTTGTGAAATTGCTCTCCGAAGAAGATATAGGGACCAAAGTTGAAGATTTAAAAGAATGGTTTCGTAAAGAGGGCGGGATGGAAACTTTTTCCTACAAACGCTTTTCTTGGAAGACATTCCTTTTTGAGACGCGCTTTTCTCGTTATATGTCACGAGTTTTGCGTTTAGACTTTGGAACTTTACGTAATGACTCTCATAAGACAGTAGTTTCCGAGGTGATCAAACGGTTGCGTTCATCATTAACTCTCTCGGTCCTTCCTATGATCTTGGTATTTATCTTATGCCAGGTATTTGGGATGGTTATGGCTTTAAATAGGAATCGCTGGTTGGATCATACTCTGAATTTTATCTTCTTATTTTTATTTTCGGTTCCTGTTTTTGTCGCCGTTCCTTGGATTATTGATAATTTCGTCATTAATAAAACGATACCGTTTACCTCTATCCCGATGCCCTACAGTGGCCTCCAGTCTTCTCCGGAAGTTTTTAATCAGCTGAGTTCTTTTGGGAAGCTTATAGATACCATAACGCATAGCTTTCTTCCTTTCTGTGCTGTAAGCTATGGGGCTTTCGCTTCTCAATCAAGATTAAGCAGATCGATATTTTTAGAAATTCTAGGGGAAGATTATATTTGTGCGGCACGAGCTCGTGGAGTATCTCGCTATGATATTCTTGTAAAGCACGTAGGGAAGAACGCAGCATCCTCATTGATTACCTCTCTTACGGCATCTTTAGGAGCAATATTAGGAGGAGCTTTAGTTGTAGAGACTTTGTTTGATATCGATGGATTTGGGAAATTTTTCTATCAGGCGATTTTAAATCGAGATCATAACGTAGTATTATTTTCTGTTATTGTTGGATCGGTTTTATCTTTATTAGGCTACTTAATTGGAGATATTTGCTACGTGCTATTAGATCCTAGAGTACAACTAGGAAAGAAGAGGATTTAA
- a CDS encoding transporter substrate-binding domain-containing protein has product MKIKNSSKLYFLALLCFLPLVFLGCSREKKELLVGRDTTWFPKQFGIYTANINGFLNDLVSEINYRENLNINIVNQDWIHLFENLDDQKTAGALTSIAPTAEMLDHYQFSEPILLTGPVLVVSENSPYKSIQDLRGKLIGVYKFDSSVLVGQDIPDAVLSPYQHVPIALEALSSGCYDALLAPVIEVTALIDTAYKGRLKIISQPLNQDGLRLVVLRGEKNSLLEGFNMGLVKSMRSGKYQTIKQQYRLP; this is encoded by the coding sequence GTGAAAATCAAGAATTCCTCAAAGCTATATTTTCTAGCTCTTTTGTGTTTCCTTCCTTTGGTTTTTCTAGGATGTTCTAGAGAAAAGAAAGAGTTGTTAGTAGGAAGAGATACTACTTGGTTCCCAAAACAATTTGGAATTTATACAGCGAATATCAATGGGTTTCTTAATGATCTTGTATCAGAGATTAACTACCGCGAGAACCTGAATATCAATATTGTAAATCAAGATTGGATCCATCTTTTTGAAAATCTTGATGATCAAAAGACTGCAGGAGCTTTGACATCGATAGCGCCAACAGCAGAGATGTTAGATCATTATCAATTTTCTGAGCCTATATTGCTGACAGGTCCTGTGCTTGTTGTTTCCGAGAATTCTCCGTACAAGTCTATACAAGATCTTCGCGGGAAGCTTATCGGAGTGTATAAATTCGATTCTTCAGTGCTAGTAGGTCAAGATATCCCCGACGCTGTTTTAAGCCCTTATCAACATGTCCCCATAGCTTTAGAAGCTTTATCTTCTGGTTGTTATGACGCCTTATTAGCTCCTGTTATAGAAGTCACAGCTTTGATAGATACAGCATATAAAGGGCGCTTAAAAATTATTTCACAGCCTTTGAATCAAGATGGCTTAAGATTGGTAGTTCTTCGTGGTGAGAAGAATAGCTTGCTAGAAGGGTTTAACATGGGATTGGTAAAAAGCATGCGTTCTGGAAAGTATCAGACCATCAAACAGCAATACCGCCTGCCTTAA